A section of the Marinoscillum sp. 108 genome encodes:
- a CDS encoding M20/M25/M40 family metallo-hydrolase, protein MKLLEQLIDIPSPSGSEYLMRDFITQYVRKHSHSWKVQPKILSGDFLQDNLILVFGEPRTAIFAHMDTIGFTVRYHDQLVPIGGPDVENGYELVGRDSKGLIQCTLRVDDEGQLFYDFPRAIETGTTLTWKPALKVGEGFLEGPYMDNRLGIYNALKVAEHLTDGVIVFSSFEEHGGGSVPMLIKYLAENYSIKQCLISDITWVTEGVQHESGVAISMRDRNIPRRKFLDRVLELAAESGIAHQLEVEGGGSSDGREIHHSPYPIDWLFIGAPEDNVHSPHERVAIKDLTAMIAMYIYLMEKL, encoded by the coding sequence ATGAAACTACTCGAACAGCTCATAGACATTCCATCTCCATCCGGTAGCGAATACCTGATGCGGGACTTCATTACCCAATACGTAAGAAAGCACTCCCATAGCTGGAAAGTTCAACCAAAGATTTTGTCGGGAGATTTTTTGCAGGACAATCTCATCCTCGTTTTTGGCGAGCCACGCACCGCCATTTTCGCCCATATGGATACCATTGGTTTCACAGTGAGGTATCACGATCAGCTGGTGCCGATAGGCGGACCTGATGTGGAAAATGGCTATGAGCTTGTGGGAAGAGATAGCAAAGGACTGATACAATGTACCCTCAGGGTAGATGACGAAGGACAGTTGTTTTATGATTTTCCTCGGGCCATTGAGACAGGTACCACGCTTACCTGGAAGCCAGCGCTAAAAGTGGGTGAGGGATTTCTGGAAGGCCCTTACATGGACAACCGGCTTGGAATCTATAATGCCCTGAAAGTGGCCGAACACCTGACAGATGGAGTGATTGTTTTCAGTTCGTTTGAGGAGCACGGTGGAGGCTCAGTGCCCATGCTGATTAAATACCTCGCGGAGAATTATTCAATAAAGCAGTGTTTGATTTCAGACATTACCTGGGTGACCGAAGGTGTTCAGCACGAATCAGGAGTGGCTATTTCAATGCGGGATAGAAATATTCCGAGGCGGAAATTTCTCGATCGTGTACTGGAGCTGGCGGCCGAGTCGGGAATAGCCCACCAGCTGGAAGTGGAAGGTGGTGGTTCCAGCGATGGCCGTGAGATTCATCATTCTCCTTACCCGATCGACTGGCTTTTTATTGGAGCCCCAGAGGACAACGTCCATTCGCCACATGAGCGGGTAGCGATCAAAGATCTTACGGCAATGATTGCCATGTATATATACCTGATGGAAAAGCTATGA
- the hpt gene encoding hypoxanthine phosphoribosyltransferase: MTGKKIALHGKPFELFLSEKEIASAIGRLAEEINRDFQGKEVVILGVLDGAFMLLADLLKKLEVSLTLELVKLKSYEGEQTTGVVKSLIGLSDELSGKHIVVVEDIIDTGITLKYLLGLLEEKKPASVSLATLLIKKEVFNDKFPVHYCGIAIPNRFVVGYGMDYDGHGRQLSQIYAAID, from the coding sequence ATGACGGGGAAGAAAATTGCTTTGCATGGAAAGCCCTTCGAGCTATTCCTTTCGGAAAAGGAGATAGCATCTGCAATCGGTAGGTTGGCGGAGGAGATCAATCGGGATTTTCAAGGAAAGGAAGTAGTGATACTTGGCGTGCTGGATGGCGCCTTTATGCTTTTGGCGGATTTACTGAAGAAGTTGGAGGTATCTCTTACTCTGGAGTTGGTGAAATTGAAGTCTTATGAGGGTGAGCAGACCACAGGAGTGGTGAAGAGCCTGATAGGTCTTAGTGATGAGTTGAGCGGCAAGCATATAGTGGTAGTGGAGGATATCATCGATACTGGGATCACGCTGAAGTATCTGTTAGGTTTGCTGGAAGAAAAGAAACCGGCCTCTGTTTCATTGGCCACTTTACTTATTAAAAAGGAGGTTTTTAATGACAAGTTTCCGGTACATTATTGTGGGATAGCTATTCCAAATAGATTTGTAGTAGGATACGGCATGGATTACGATGGTCATGGTCGGCAGTTGTCACAGATATATGCTGCCATTGACTAA
- a CDS encoding adenylate kinase: MLNIVLFGPPGAGKGTQSENIIEKYKLAHISTGDLFRKHLGEGTELGKLAQKYMDEGKLVPDEVVVGMVEDKIKETLDAKGFIFDGFPRTINQAAELDKMLTAHGLQISGMVALEVPEDELRARIKERAKTSGRVDDQDDAKITTRIRVYEEETSPVAGYYKQQGKFNGINGVGTIEGIFNQICTVIDSFT, from the coding sequence ATGTTAAATATCGTACTGTTTGGCCCTCCCGGAGCAGGAAAGGGTACACAAAGTGAGAATATCATTGAAAAGTATAAGCTGGCACATATCTCTACCGGCGATCTTTTCCGAAAACATTTGGGAGAAGGAACCGAGCTCGGGAAGCTGGCTCAGAAGTATATGGATGAGGGCAAACTAGTACCTGATGAGGTGGTAGTGGGCATGGTAGAGGATAAGATCAAGGAGACGCTTGATGCAAAGGGGTTCATTTTTGATGGTTTTCCACGCACCATCAATCAGGCTGCTGAGTTGGATAAAATGCTGACTGCACACGGTTTGCAAATATCTGGCATGGTGGCTCTGGAAGTACCCGAGGATGAGCTCAGGGCTCGTATCAAGGAGCGTGCTAAAACCTCTGGTCGGGTAGACGATCAGGATGATGCCAAAATCACCACTAGAATAAGGGTGTATGAAGAGGAGACATCTCCAGTGGCTGGTTATTATAAGCAGCAGGGAAAATTCAATGGCATCAATGGGGTTGGTACTATCGAAGGAATATTTAATCAGATATGCACAGTGATTGACAGTTTTACTTAA
- the obgE gene encoding GTPase ObgE — translation MDSNFIDYVKLYARSGDGGAGSVHFRREKFVPKGGPDGGDGGRGGHIILRGNKQMWTLIHLKYRKHIKAEHGGNGEGGKRFGLGGSDIYLDVPVGTVAKDSETGEVLLEIMEDGHEQILLPGGMGGQGNAHFATPTNQAPRHAQPGIPGVEKWIILELKILADVGLVGFPNAGKSTLLSVISAAKPEIADYPFTTLVPNLGVVPYRDERSFVVADIPGIIEGAADGKGLGIRFLRHIERNSMLLFMIPTDAKDIKAEYNILLGELEKYNPELLDKQRLLAITKSDLLDEELLAEMEAELPDLPYVYISSVTGLGIQELKDKIWQMLNV, via the coding sequence ATGGATTCCAATTTTATTGATTACGTAAAACTCTACGCCAGGTCAGGTGATGGGGGAGCCGGTTCAGTTCACTTTCGAAGAGAGAAGTTTGTACCAAAAGGCGGTCCCGATGGAGGAGATGGCGGCCGAGGGGGACATATCATCCTGCGTGGCAACAAGCAAATGTGGACACTCATCCACCTCAAATACCGCAAGCATATCAAGGCTGAGCATGGAGGCAATGGTGAAGGAGGAAAACGTTTCGGACTAGGTGGTAGTGACATCTACCTGGATGTGCCTGTAGGCACTGTGGCCAAAGATTCTGAAACAGGAGAAGTCCTGCTCGAGATTATGGAAGATGGGCATGAGCAAATTTTGTTGCCCGGTGGTATGGGAGGTCAGGGCAATGCCCATTTTGCCACACCTACTAACCAGGCACCAAGACATGCCCAGCCAGGAATACCCGGAGTAGAAAAGTGGATTATTCTCGAACTCAAAATTTTAGCCGATGTGGGTCTTGTGGGCTTCCCCAATGCAGGTAAGTCCACACTGCTTTCAGTTATCTCTGCTGCCAAGCCTGAAATAGCAGATTACCCTTTTACCACCCTGGTGCCTAACCTGGGTGTGGTTCCATATCGTGACGAACGCTCCTTTGTGGTGGCAGACATTCCCGGGATTATAGAGGGTGCGGCAGATGGTAAAGGGCTTGGGATTCGTTTCCTGCGCCATATTGAGCGTAATTCCATGCTGCTTTTTATGATTCCTACGGATGCCAAAGACATCAAAGCAGAATACAACATCTTGCTTGGTGAGCTTGAGAAGTACAATCCCGAGTTATTGGACAAGCAGCGACTATTGGCCATCACCAAGTCAGATTTGCTCGATGAAGAGCTTTTGGCTGAGATGGAAGCCGAGCTGCCAGATCTACCCTACGTTTATATTTCGAGTGTGACAGGACTTGGCATACAAGAGCTGAAGGACAAGATTTGGCAAATGCTAAATGTCTGA
- a CDS encoding nucleotide exchange factor GrpE → MQKEKVEEKELDQNIEVNQEENTDQPVTENEESGAEAATAEEEPTELEKLSIELSEAKDKYLRLYSEFENFRRRTAKERIELIGSASKELIESLVPVLDDFERGLKSMEENEEMTPAKEGTELIYNKFKKILESKGLKKMEVNKGDDFNDDYHEAITQIPAEEELAGKIVDVVENGYFLSDKVVRFAKVVTGAKS, encoded by the coding sequence ATGCAGAAGGAAAAAGTAGAAGAAAAAGAACTAGATCAGAATATAGAAGTCAATCAGGAGGAAAATACCGACCAGCCTGTGACCGAGAACGAAGAAAGCGGAGCTGAAGCTGCGACAGCAGAAGAGGAACCAACTGAGCTGGAGAAATTGAGTATCGAGTTAAGCGAAGCAAAGGACAAGTACTTGAGATTGTACTCAGAGTTCGAAAATTTCAGGAGACGAACTGCTAAAGAGCGGATTGAATTAATCGGGTCTGCCAGTAAGGAATTGATCGAAAGTCTGGTGCCCGTGTTGGATGATTTCGAACGTGGACTGAAATCCATGGAGGAAAACGAAGAAATGACTCCAGCCAAAGAGGGTACGGAATTGATCTACAACAAATTCAAAAAGATTCTTGAATCAAAAGGGTTGAAGAAAATGGAAGTCAACAAAGGAGATGACTTCAACGACGACTATCATGAGGCGATCACGCAAATACCGGCCGAAGAAGAATTGGCAGGTAAGATTGTGGACGTAGTGGAGAATGGATATTTCCTGAGTGATAAGGTGGTGAGATTTGCCAAAGTGGTAACCGGAGCAAAATCATAA
- the dnaJ gene encoding molecular chaperone DnaJ: MAKRDYYEILGVDKGASKDEIKKAYRKIAIKYHPDKNPDNKEAEEKFKEAAEAYEVLSNDEKRQRYDRFGHQGVGGAGGYSGGGMNMDDIFSQFGDIFGGGGGSPFDSFFGGGGGGRSRRTRKGTNLRIKLKLTLQEIANGVEKKIKVNRLVVDPNTKFATCSTCQGTGQVRKVMNTMLGQMMSTSTCPTCGGVGQTVDSRSPGTDSSGMKREEDVISVKIPAGVSDGMQLSMSGKGNEVAGGIPGDLLILIEEQPDETLKRDGTNVIYELHVSFIDAALGTEVEVPTVNNRVKIKIEPGTQSGKILRLRGKGIKDIEGYGIGDQLIHVNVWTPKHLSKDERATLESLRDSENFTPNPTKGEKGFFENMKEFFGA, encoded by the coding sequence ATGGCTAAAAGAGACTATTACGAAATACTGGGAGTAGATAAGGGCGCCTCTAAGGATGAGATCAAAAAAGCTTATCGTAAGATCGCTATCAAGTATCACCCAGACAAAAATCCAGACAATAAGGAAGCTGAGGAGAAGTTCAAGGAAGCAGCGGAGGCTTATGAAGTCCTGAGCAACGACGAGAAACGTCAGCGATATGATCGTTTCGGTCATCAGGGTGTTGGTGGAGCTGGTGGCTACAGTGGTGGCGGGATGAACATGGATGACATCTTCTCGCAGTTCGGAGACATCTTCGGTGGTGGAGGCGGAAGTCCATTCGATAGCTTTTTTGGTGGTGGAGGCGGTGGCAGAAGCCGACGTACCCGAAAGGGCACCAATCTTCGGATCAAGCTAAAACTTACACTTCAGGAAATTGCCAACGGAGTAGAGAAGAAAATCAAGGTTAACAGACTGGTAGTTGACCCTAACACGAAATTTGCAACCTGTAGCACTTGCCAGGGTACCGGACAGGTAAGAAAGGTCATGAACACCATGCTGGGGCAGATGATGTCTACTTCTACGTGCCCTACCTGTGGTGGGGTGGGCCAGACCGTGGATAGCCGATCACCTGGCACTGACAGTTCGGGGATGAAGCGTGAGGAAGATGTGATTTCGGTGAAGATTCCTGCCGGAGTGTCGGATGGCATGCAGCTGAGCATGAGCGGGAAGGGCAACGAAGTAGCGGGTGGTATTCCCGGAGACTTGCTCATCCTGATAGAAGAACAACCTGATGAAACCCTTAAGCGGGACGGAACCAACGTGATTTATGAGCTACACGTGAGCTTCATAGATGCAGCACTGGGTACTGAAGTAGAAGTGCCCACGGTGAACAATCGGGTGAAAATCAAAATTGAGCCCGGCACACAAAGCGGAAAAATTCTTCGATTGAGAGGAAAAGGAATTAAGGATATCGAAGGATACGGTATAGGAGATCAGCTGATCCACGTGAATGTGTGGACGCCAAAACACCTGAGCAAGGATGAAAGGGCTACATTAGAGTCTTTGAGGGATTCGGAGAACTTCACGCCTAATCCGACCAAAGGAGAAAAAGGTTTTTTCGAGAATATGAAGGAATTTTTTGGCGCTTAA
- a CDS encoding lysoplasmalogenase has translation MKERIAIGAYMIFGTLNITAQLIDAPQLAQTSKILLVPTLIYLVFVMAGGMVTLPRLLLAVGLTFSWAGDILLLFPDEEIYFLGGLGMFLVAQVLYTIVMYKSAYSKPRVNVKALLPIVLYGVILFYFILPHTGNLAGPIIAYAACILGMVSMARFRQGKTSDESYQLAFFGAALFVLSDSFIALDKFVIDIPLSTFWIMSTYIVAQFLIVKGVMSHPGG, from the coding sequence ATGAAAGAACGAATCGCCATAGGGGCTTACATGATCTTTGGGACGCTGAATATTACGGCGCAGCTGATCGACGCACCACAACTCGCCCAGACCTCCAAAATCCTGCTGGTACCCACACTGATTTATCTGGTTTTTGTAATGGCCGGGGGCATGGTCACTCTGCCCAGGTTACTTCTGGCAGTTGGGCTTACTTTTTCATGGGCTGGAGATATTCTCCTGCTATTTCCGGATGAGGAAATCTATTTTCTGGGAGGGTTGGGAATGTTTCTGGTGGCGCAGGTGCTTTACACCATTGTGATGTACAAATCGGCCTACAGCAAGCCAAGGGTAAATGTGAAAGCACTGCTTCCCATTGTTCTGTATGGCGTTATCCTTTTCTACTTCATATTACCTCATACGGGCAATCTGGCAGGGCCTATCATTGCCTATGCTGCCTGCATACTGGGCATGGTGAGCATGGCGCGGTTTCGTCAGGGAAAAACTTCAGACGAGAGTTATCAGCTGGCATTCTTCGGAGCTGCCCTCTTTGTGCTTTCTGATAGCTTTATAGCGCTTGATAAATTTGTGATTGATATTCCCCTGTCCACGTTTTGGATCATGTCCACCTATATAGTGGCTCAGTTTCTCATTGTAAAAGGGGTGATGAGTCATCCCGGGGGATAA
- a CDS encoding MFS transporter, with protein MFKKYSKNFWLLSFSSYLFFSSFTMIIPELPAYLTSMGGKEYIGLIIALFTLTAGISRPFSGKLTDHWGRIPVMVVGATVSGLAALLYPVVATVSGFLLIRLFHGFSTGFKPTGTSAYIADIVPADKRGEALGISSFFGSVGMASGPAIGSWFFLQYGIDGLFYLSSVFAFASVAILIGMKETLKTKQAFHPKMLKISRSDIFEPSVFTPSTVMILTTLAFGTVVTLAPDFSDFLGIKNRGLFFVVFTSSSLLVRIIGGQLSDRFGRKVVLKVSTLLIFTSMIVLGFSITPFQFFAGAFIFGIGYGLNSPTLFAWTIDLSPEASRGKGVATLFIFLEIGIGVGALISGTAYQGVNERFPLIFGAAGFFSLIAFLYLQFFNRK; from the coding sequence ATGTTCAAAAAGTACTCTAAGAACTTTTGGCTCCTGTCTTTTAGCTCATACTTATTCTTTTCCTCCTTTACCATGATTATTCCGGAACTTCCGGCATATCTCACTAGTATGGGAGGGAAAGAATACATTGGGCTCATCATTGCGCTCTTCACCCTCACAGCGGGGATTTCCAGGCCATTTAGTGGTAAGCTCACAGATCACTGGGGAAGAATACCGGTGATGGTAGTGGGCGCTACAGTGAGTGGGCTGGCCGCACTTCTGTATCCTGTTGTGGCCACGGTTTCAGGCTTTCTCCTGATCCGGCTTTTTCACGGATTTTCTACCGGATTTAAGCCCACGGGCACCTCAGCATATATTGCCGACATAGTACCTGCCGATAAGCGAGGAGAGGCGCTGGGCATTTCCAGTTTTTTCGGGTCCGTAGGAATGGCCTCAGGCCCAGCCATTGGCTCATGGTTTTTCCTTCAGTATGGGATCGACGGCCTTTTCTACCTCAGCTCCGTTTTTGCTTTCGCCTCTGTGGCCATCCTGATAGGCATGAAGGAGACCCTAAAAACAAAGCAGGCCTTTCACCCCAAAATGTTGAAAATTTCGCGTTCGGACATTTTTGAACCCTCTGTATTCACCCCCTCCACCGTGATGATACTGACCACACTGGCCTTTGGCACGGTGGTTACGCTGGCGCCGGACTTTAGTGATTTTCTGGGCATCAAAAACAGGGGGCTGTTCTTTGTCGTATTTACCAGCTCTTCACTGTTGGTGAGGATCATTGGTGGTCAATTATCTGATCGCTTTGGGAGGAAAGTAGTCCTGAAAGTAAGCACCCTGTTGATTTTCACAAGTATGATTGTGCTGGGATTCTCCATCACACCATTTCAATTTTTCGCAGGCGCATTCATCTTTGGGATTGGGTATGGCCTGAATTCACCTACACTTTTCGCATGGACGATTGATCTGAGCCCTGAAGCGAGCCGAGGCAAGGGTGTGGCTACACTATTCATATTTCTGGAAATAGGGATTGGTGTGGGTGCGCTAATATCGGGCACTGCCTATCAGGGGGTAAACGAGCGTTTTCCCCTCATATTTGGAGCAGCAGGTTTTTTCTCCTTAATTGCTTTCCTTTACCTCCAGTTTTTTAATAGAAAATGA